Proteins encoded within one genomic window of Humulus lupulus chromosome 1, drHumLupu1.1, whole genome shotgun sequence:
- the LOC133825172 gene encoding putative B3 domain-containing protein At5g66980: protein MVETSFFNECPQFFKVFMPQFSSKRLQIPPAFVRRHLKESQKEVTLRDHNGKLWRIGLVIIEKYLYFGINWDSFVREHSLVLGDFLIFKLHGNLLFSVKLFGRDGCNKDFNASKIIPNNTTIVKTEQVEEEHPPCTASAHANKSTPTGKKGFNRSTKESAKLNQHKTKKTAATLVKKHKRNPCFESKISDSASSKAWVCIPRSVLKEVKLCPEIVLCNENNKKWPVKFVLRKDGRSALTIGWPEFRKQNNLKANDKYVFELVVVGKENKCSEIKVMKVSKRSERCVKVKI from the exons ATGGTGGAGACTTCTTTCTTTAACGAATGTCCTCAGTTTTTCAAAGTCTTCATGCCTCAATTTTCTTCTAAGCGTCTG CAAATTCCTCCCGCTTTTGTTCGGAGACATCTCAAAGAGAGTCAGAAAGAAGTAACATTAAGAGATCATAATGGGAAGTTGTGGCGTATTGGTTTGGTGATTATTGAGAAgtacttgtattttgggatcaaTTGGGACAGCTTTGTGAGAGAGCATTCTCTTGTTCTTGGTGACTTTCTCATTTTTAAGTTGCATGGAAATTTATTGTTCTCTGTTAAGCTATTCGGCAGAGACGGATGCAACAAGGATTTTAATGCTAGTAAAATCATTCCTAACAACACTACCATTGTCAAGACTGAACAAGTAGAAGAAGAGCACCCCCCTTGTACTGCCTCTGCTCATGCTAACAAATCCACCCCAACTGGGAAAAAGGGCTTCAATCGATCCACAAAGGAATCAG CTAAACTGAATCAGCATAAAACAAAGAAAACAGCTGCAACACTGGTCAAAAAGCACAAGAGGAACCCTTGTTTCGAATCAAAAATTTCTGATTCTGCATCCAGTAAAGCTTGGGTG TGTATTCCTCGTTCAGTGTTGAAAGAGGTTAAGTTGTGCCCAGAAATAGTGCTTTGTAATGAGAATAACAAGAAATGGCCTGTGAAGTTCGTATTAAGGAAAGATGGTCGATCTGCCCTAACTATTGGTTGGCCAGAATTCCGAAAACAGAACAATCTGAAAGCAAACGACAAATATGTATTTGAACTAGTTGTCGTTGGGAAGGAAAACAAGTGCAGTGAAATAAAAGTGATGAAGGTCTCCAAACGAAGTGAAAGATGTGTGAAAGTGAAGATTTAG